In Prochlorococcus marinus str. MIT 1214, one DNA window encodes the following:
- a CDS encoding GIY-YIG nuclease family protein, protein MSEGIVYVLTNPAMPRMVKIGRTGREIGARLSDLYTTGVPLPFECEYAARVKDQNEVESAFHLAFGPYRVNPRREFFNIEPEQAITLLKLMALEDVTPVVQEEAENVDIEAKASTEKFKKARRPNVNLWTMGYMGEQIVFKDGTTKAKVVYDGWIEPEGYKEEDGKVSLTGYTKQLLSLPSDARPNIKPFWTYKGQTLSELYDEWEDAGFPDRSEKKNHTLTETKN, encoded by the coding sequence ATGAGCGAAGGAATTGTCTACGTATTAACTAATCCTGCAATGCCAAGGATGGTGAAAATTGGCAGGACAGGAAGAGAAATTGGTGCCCGATTATCTGATTTATATACAACTGGAGTCCCACTTCCTTTTGAATGTGAATATGCAGCAAGAGTCAAAGATCAAAATGAGGTTGAATCAGCTTTTCATTTGGCTTTTGGACCTTATCGAGTGAATCCAAGAAGAGAGTTTTTCAATATCGAGCCAGAACAAGCAATTACTTTGCTTAAATTGATGGCATTGGAAGATGTCACTCCAGTCGTTCAAGAAGAAGCAGAAAATGTCGATATAGAAGCCAAAGCATCAACTGAGAAATTCAAAAAAGCTAGAAGACCTAACGTGAATCTCTGGACAATGGGATATATGGGAGAACAAATTGTCTTTAAAGATGGAACGACAAAAGCCAAAGTCGTTTATGACGGCTGGATAGAACCAGAAGGTTATAAAGAAGAAGACGGGAAAGTTTCATTAACAGGCTATACAAAACAATTGCTATCTCTTCCATCCGATGCAAGACCAAATATCAAACCATTTTGGACATATAAGGGACAAACATTAAGCGAGTTATATGACGAATGGGAGGATGCGGGCTTTCCAGATAGATCAGAAAAAAAAAACCACACACTAACGGAAACCAAAAACTGA
- a CDS encoding M28 family peptidase, translating into MNKKQLLEDIKQIAIPRHSKWDPLGLMSVRIYVKNRLSSYGKVLEHSFKEGSEEGINYILKIQGINPKLDPLLIGAHYDGPIKSPGADDNASGLAALFALVEHCRKTPHDRPIWFVAFDQEEWGLLGSKALSKELKAKGQKLKLMISLEMLAFTSDKQDYPLPVMKKLFGEKGDFIALVANTGCSLMLPSLSSSMGKFLPTKVLPVPLKGDVLADVRLSDHSPFWDQGFNAMMITDTSFLRNPNYHEPTDTVETLDLDFFYNVVRGLTESLEKI; encoded by the coding sequence ATGAATAAAAAACAGCTCCTGGAGGACATAAAGCAGATAGCTATTCCTCGTCATTCAAAATGGGATCCTCTTGGATTAATGAGTGTTCGTATTTATGTCAAAAATCGCCTCTCTTCTTATGGCAAAGTTCTAGAACATTCATTTAAAGAAGGTTCAGAAGAAGGAATTAATTACATTCTTAAAATTCAAGGAATAAATCCAAAACTAGATCCCCTTCTTATAGGTGCACACTATGACGGACCAATTAAATCTCCAGGTGCCGATGACAATGCAAGTGGATTAGCTGCATTATTTGCACTTGTTGAACATTGCAGAAAAACACCTCATGATAGACCTATTTGGTTTGTGGCTTTTGATCAAGAGGAATGGGGACTACTTGGAAGTAAAGCGCTATCAAAAGAGTTAAAAGCAAAAGGTCAAAAGCTCAAGCTAATGATCAGTCTTGAGATGCTTGCCTTCACATCTGATAAACAGGATTATCCATTGCCTGTAATGAAAAAGTTGTTTGGTGAAAAAGGAGATTTCATTGCATTAGTTGCGAATACGGGTTGTTCTTTAATGTTGCCTAGTTTGTCGTCAAGCATGGGTAAGTTTCTTCCAACTAAAGTTCTCCCTGTACCTTTGAAAGGTGATGTTCTGGCTGATGTTCGTCTTAGTGATCACAGTCCTTTTTGGGATCAAGGTTTTAACGCGATGATGATTACTGATACCTCATTCTTGAGGAATCCTAATTATCACGAGCCTACGGATACTGTTGAAACTCTTGATTTGGACTTCTTTTATAATGTGGTTAGAGGATTAACTGAAAGTTTGGAGAAAATATAA
- a CDS encoding RDD family protein: MPVRDIDSDDSSNDSSSEKKSLNNRTIPWARYFARLFDLILVGFICYVPVLIIWGSRNTNITLFQFLIVIPFIYIFFEPFCYVLWGATPGKFLYSIKVLNEDGSKLSLRKAVKRSLQVLIRGNAFGIPFLIVLANFIAFRYYEDNKQTPWDKQLRIKYAIGNISNQRILITNIIILLLSSFLRFIGQYSKDYIS, from the coding sequence ATGCCTGTTAGAGATATTGATAGTGATGATTCTTCTAATGATAGTTCAAGTGAGAAAAAGTCTTTAAATAATAGAACAATACCCTGGGCTAGATATTTTGCTCGATTATTTGATTTGATTTTAGTTGGTTTTATATGTTATGTCCCAGTACTCATTATTTGGGGATCTAGAAATACAAATATTACACTATTTCAATTCCTAATTGTAATACCATTTATCTACATATTCTTTGAACCTTTTTGTTATGTGCTTTGGGGTGCGACACCTGGTAAGTTTTTATATTCAATTAAAGTTCTCAACGAAGATGGTTCTAAATTAAGTCTAAGGAAAGCTGTTAAACGTTCTTTACAAGTTTTGATTAGGGGTAATGCTTTTGGAATACCTTTTCTTATTGTTCTAGCAAATTTTATTGCTTTTAGGTATTACGAGGATAACAAACAAACTCCTTGGGATAAGCAGCTGAGAATTAAATATGCGATTGGAAATATTAGTAATCAAAGAATATTAATCACGAATATTATTATCTTACTTTTATCTTCCTTTCTTAGATTTATTGGCCAGTATTCTAAAGACTATATTAGTTAA
- a CDS encoding glycosyltransferase family 4 protein has product MTINKSISRKYPAALILPGDAFDTERYQLMGRRVAGKEFAKGIVNNLYQGEELDILVNSVKEKEYLNTILNPYLIKNTSLNIHTKISKFNLNEIENIHIPGPDLEKWSAIRANYSPNKFSITGIIHTLCSNKVINGFKEYIFGGLESWDALVCTSSCGREVVNRTIDFFHESFERKYNIKLTKKKRPELYTIPLAVNDITYDISLTRKEKRLKARNKLGISKDAIVILFLGRLSFHGKAHPLAIYRSISKLSTEIKDKQIVLLECGTFANETIEKLYNSLIFSFRNLTIKRVGGIEQATEEAKIDSLNAANIFISLSDNIQETFGLTVIEAMAAELPCIVSDWNGYKDLVKENETGYLIPTKYAVGSKEAINHIELDYKIEKINFDYMIGLKSMKTVIDENALNDKLKFLIDNKEIRENMGYKSKQRWKELFSWQVVSHQYRKLWLNLKERRDSYNEINTSIRFHPSIDYIFKDYSTAIYNEKELFVDSDSTKPEMLLFPLHSKLVEIITSKKTKQIIELIKQNKSIKEKELEIIGIEKDKRQEVMALIEKLGIAKNKSKRV; this is encoded by the coding sequence ATGACTATTAATAAATCTATTTCAAGAAAATATCCAGCGGCATTAATCCTACCTGGAGATGCATTTGATACAGAAAGATATCAACTAATGGGCAGAAGAGTTGCGGGCAAAGAATTCGCGAAAGGAATAGTGAATAATTTGTACCAAGGTGAAGAATTAGATATCTTAGTTAATTCAGTGAAAGAAAAAGAATATTTAAACACAATTCTAAATCCATATCTAATTAAAAATACTTCGCTAAATATACATACAAAAATTAGTAAATTCAATCTTAATGAAATTGAGAATATACATATCCCAGGTCCAGATTTAGAAAAATGGTCAGCTATACGAGCAAATTACAGTCCCAATAAATTTTCAATTACAGGGATAATCCACACACTTTGCTCAAACAAAGTAATAAATGGTTTTAAAGAATATATTTTTGGAGGTTTAGAGTCTTGGGATGCTCTAGTATGTACCTCATCATGCGGGAGGGAAGTAGTAAATAGAACGATTGATTTCTTTCATGAATCATTTGAAAGGAAGTACAATATAAAACTCACAAAGAAAAAACGTCCTGAATTATATACCATTCCTCTTGCTGTCAATGATATTACATATGATATATCATTAACAAGAAAAGAAAAGAGATTAAAGGCAAGGAATAAGCTAGGAATTTCTAAAGATGCAATTGTAATTTTATTTCTAGGCCGTCTATCATTTCACGGGAAGGCACATCCCTTAGCCATCTATAGATCAATATCCAAGCTAAGTACAGAGATAAAGGATAAACAAATAGTATTATTGGAATGTGGTACTTTTGCAAATGAGACTATTGAAAAACTCTACAATAGTCTCATTTTCTCATTTAGAAATCTAACCATAAAAAGAGTCGGAGGTATAGAACAAGCGACAGAAGAGGCAAAGATAGACTCACTTAATGCCGCAAATATTTTTATTTCACTGTCAGATAATATTCAAGAAACATTTGGCCTTACAGTAATTGAAGCGATGGCTGCGGAGCTTCCATGTATTGTGAGTGATTGGAATGGATATAAAGACTTAGTAAAAGAGAACGAAACTGGATATCTTATCCCGACTAAATATGCCGTTGGATCTAAAGAAGCAATAAATCATATAGAATTAGATTATAAAATCGAAAAAATAAACTTTGATTATATGATAGGTCTAAAATCAATGAAAACGGTTATAGATGAGAACGCTTTAAATGATAAATTAAAGTTTCTAATTGATAACAAAGAAATCAGAGAAAATATGGGCTATAAAAGTAAGCAAAGGTGGAAAGAATTATTTAGTTGGCAAGTTGTAAGCCATCAATATCGAAAACTATGGCTTAACTTAAAAGAAAGAAGAGATAGTTACAATGAAATAAATACTTCTATTCGTTTTCATCCTTCTATCGACTACATCTTTAAAGACTATTCAACTGCAATCTATAATGAGAAAGAGTTATTTGTTGATAGCGATTCTACAAAACCAGAAATGTTATTATTCCCCTTACATTCAAAATTGGTTGAAATTATTACAAGTAAAAAAACAAAGCAAATAATAGAATTAATCAAGCAGAACAAATCTATTAAAGAAAAAGAATTAGAGATTATTGGGATTGAAAAAGATAAGCGGCAGGAAGTAATGGCATTAATAGAAAAATTAGGTATTGCAAAAAATAAATCCAAACGAGTCTGA